ACGACGGCCATATTTAatatcataataattaataagtacATCATTGGGACATGCAGCACCATATGGTGGCTTTTTCTACATATATAGTATCCAAAACATTCACTGGAGTAACACACAAATAACTTCCCTTATTCTTTAAGATtacataaacatatatatattagCATGAAGCTTTTGGTGTTTCCAGTATTAGCATGGAGTTTCGCTCTTCTAGCTTCTTCCTTGGCTTCAGCTGCCATTGTAGAACACACCTTCAATGTAATCCCTAATATCATCTTAATTACTTCCTAATAATTGTGTGTTGATACTTGATATACactgtatttttcttttatttttgacttctttcaaactaaatattatttatgtaattatttgATTTGCATTCTTGTTTACTATTAGATAATATAGAGTAATACTAGAAAATCAACATTATAGTAGCCAATTTCAATCAACACTACTATAGCAGATTATTAGACAAATTCATTATGAAATCcactattttttttgttgaatttgaattttagattttttttaattatgttttaattgttcttatttttaagaattttagatatttttttctttgttttgaatatTGGCTGCAATATTGATGGGACAATGTTTGCTCCCCAAAATGTTCTCattgataaaatataaatttaatctaAATAGAGTTTATCGCAATAACAGATAATATATACGAGCGtgttctaaaaatattattagtgGTCTTTGATAATTGAAACATAACAAAATGTTGAGAAAAAATATGtgccctttttatctttatttttcataaagagaaaagaaaaatttgcCTTCAATTATGTATTCTATTTATATATACACTTTGCTTAAACCAATTTGAACAACAGGTTAGTCGTGATGATAATGAAATCTGAGTTTGATTGATGTATGCATGCAGATTGAAAACAAGATTGTAAAACGGATGTGCCATGAACAAGTGATAGTGGCAGCCAATGGACTCTATCCTGGACCCACAATACACGTCACTGAAGGTGACACTGTCATCATCCATGTTCTCAATAACTCACCCTACAATATTACTCTCCATTGGTAAATTATTTATTTCCATGCATATTTGCTTTTTAGATTATTTCACCCTTGAATGAAACTGTTCGTACATTGAATTATTCTTTGAATTATGGGAAATATCAGGAAGCtaatattttaaatgaaaaaactGTAAATATATAGTTTCTCAAAGAAAAACACGAAATATTTCATTAAgtaaatataatataacaaaattacAAAATTGGTGAGATAGAAGATAGTAATTAATGATACTTTCTCATTTCGAgtagtgctagggagccaatggcctaaacgtacaatgtgtacaatgggctaaatgtttggtttatgaataaaatgaacatcacctatactatccagaataaccattcgggaataaccatccggataccagggataataaacatctcatgttataaaaagttaattttggGTTGACCAAGATTCGAATTCTTGACCTTCCGAATCTGGAACTTTAATATCATGTTctaaaaccactcatcccaaaaacgtaACCTGATAGgataatgtaacactaataatcatatctctaatactttctaaaccttcattgtacacattgtatgcttaggtcattggctccctatactttctcattCCACTTTAGTCAAATCCTTTCTACAAAGATATTAAATAGGTAACTACTCCATGGTGAGCACGAGTCCGTTGGTTCGGATTTAAAGTGAAATTAAAACCGAATTAATTGAAttataattggtttggtttggtttggatttgtatttttttatgtgtgtactcgaaccaaaccaaaccaattaaaaacgGATTGATTCGGTTCAGGTAATTGAGTACCCAAtgaaacaaaaattcataaaaaaaaataaaaaaataaaatttttatcttaaaaattttataagtacAATAAATATGTAACATTAATAGAAATAATCTAAATATGTTAAAcatcaaatacattaaaaactaaatacattaaaatctaaacatattaaatactaaaaatattaaaattcaaatatattaaaacttaaaaaacataaatatattttaaatttttatttttttatttaattaatatatggtcGAGTCTATGAGTTGGTTCGAATTTCACACTTCCAAAACCATTATCCGAATCAATTGCTAGATAGATTCATTGGTTTAAttcaaattgaatttaattacACATTAATTCCAGAAtcaatttaattggttcgattCGAATTCAAACGGATAATCAAGTATGCGCGATCCATATTCACCCCTATACTCTACCTAAGTTAAATTTCTAACATAGAgatataaatgataatttataaTATTCCACTAAAAATCAAGTCCTAATTACACCTAACCAAATTAAATACAAAGAGAAAATATGGAAACTACAAAATCAATCAATTTTTTCTGACTAAATGAATGATTAATGATGACTTGGTACACAAAATAAATATGGAGGCACAACAGACAAATTAAAGATCTTACAACTTTTTCTCCAACACCCACTACATTTTAACTTTTACCATATAAAACTAAGCTAATTAAGCCGTCTATTTATACTAATTTATAGGTAGTGAAATTACAAAGTAAATATGACAaagtaaaaagataattttaaataaatttagataaatattGTTTTAGATATCTAAAAaagtaacataaaaaaatttaaataaatgttgttttagatattaaaaaagacaacattttacatatatttttcatattagCTAAAGGATAACTTGTGAAAAGTattgtaataaaataatttgtcaaGCGTTACTATTGAATTCTTATTCAAAGTTGTTttatataaaagaaaagagaacgTTTTTCAAATGttgttttaaaaagaattttcttTGATGCAAAAAAGTGTTGTCTTAGACTAAAGATAATAATCATATAGTTAATCTCCCAAAAGCGTTGTATTTTATCAAAAAGTGTTGTCTTTAATTAAAAGGATCGCTTTTTCTTATTATAAACAACATTTTTAAAACATTACCTCAACTTAAATTTATTGTAGtgtttcttaaatttttatgtaagTCAAATTGCTTAATCatcaaataaaattgattttacttTCTCACACTTTACATATTacctatataaatatatttatgggAAATGATAATACCACATTCATTTTTTATGGTGCTACACCACAAATAGTTTTTTGTATTgtatatttgtattaatttagagggaaaaaaaaaagtaatattgtCAAAATAAGAGTGACAATTTTCATTCTTATATTTATCACTTTCCTATTcagtatatttaaatatttaattgtcAACAAATTTTTGTTCTAATTTCTGTCAGCGTTATATTGAAGTTTTTCAATGCGGTCAATAATCATTGTTGAgtcaacattaatttttttttaaatcactaccatttattttcttttttggtcTTTTGTTTACGTAATCAAAGATATTAGTTTTTCTTATGTTTGAtaatataaaaatgataaaatatattttttattcttaaattttgacaaaagttttaaaaatatctttaaattttattttgttttaattttgtcccaaaagttttcgatttgtattaaatatattcttgacggctaagttttcaaaaaatttaagaccaattcaacaacaatttcataaaaacaattctcaacacaagcaaatcaaacataattttcttgcattattattatattggtattaaatttttgaaaatttagccgttaaaagtatatttgatacaaataaaaaacttttatgACAAAACTGaaacaataaaacttaaaaatatttttgaaatttatgccAAATTTCAGCcacaaaaagtatattttacccTATAAAAATATTCAGAGATATAGAGAAGAAAGTAAAAATGATGTTTTGTgagtttctttctttcattttttccccCTTGTGTTCACTCTGTATTTTATGCACTCTCTCATTCTGAATGTGTGTGTTAACCTTTCTTATTGGCAAGGATTTTATTTCTGActtgttttatttctctttttctgttAGCTGTGTTCCTAAACCATATTTAAGCAGATAAGGTTTTTTTATTCGTTATTTTTCATTCAAGTTCCTCCTCTGTTTTGCGGAACTCTTTGATACGGTAAATTCATTCACCGAAACAAAatccaacaaaagaaaaaggacaTATTATGATGAGGCTTTCGGCAAAAGATGGTTTTGTTTTGTCCCATGTTTGTTGCTAATCTTTTAAGAAATATTgcgtattaatattaatatatagagaCTACTATACCGGTGTATTTTATTGCATGTGGTAGTTattatttgttaaattaatttctCAAGCAATCAATATATGGTATATCTATAGAACTGAAAATAATAGGAAAATAAATGTTATTTGTGCGTGAAGATTTAACATTCTCATGAAAGGCAAGCTAGTTTACACAGTATATAGAGAGTTATtgaatattaaaagataaaagtTAAAACTTTATGATTGTCTCTACATAAGATATTTACGAAATGCCTAattttattaacttattttttatatgtagaaTTAGCTAGTAATCCTGAGTAAACTAATGTCTAAATATATAGTATACCATTATTATTAGCAAGGGATTCTATTGAAATCGAAGTTGAACTTTGTCCGCAAGAATATTTTGAGCGAAGTTACAAACAGGTCTTAACGAAGATAAGATAATGATGACAATTCATTTAATAAATCAACTTgtcaaagaatgaaaaagaaattgatGTAAACTATACTTCTTAAATTATCTATCAATTTGGCAATTTCATCGAGGCTCAAGCTAACAACAAACCTAAAATTATAATAGAGGCGAACCATTTTATACCCCTAGTTGTTTTGGTTATCTATCTCataatcatttattttcttatgtaAACTTTATTATTAAATTGTCAAGCTATCCTTAATCCATAGGAATGTTAAAGGTTGAGTAATTGTCTTGGTGAAAACTAAATGTGACTGCATTTTCCATTTAAGACATTATCCTTAAATCAGGATTAtttagtaaatttattttttgaatcacttaattttatatttattaaaaaagtatataaaatgtTTTACAGAATTATCAAATCATATCCGTTTGTCTCGATAAAATTCATGCAAATAgatgcaaaaaaaattatttctgttGATATAACAGTAAATAATAATACATGTATGTTCTTGGTGACCTAATAATAAATGCACGTATAAAACTTTTGTATACGTACCaatattaaattctttaattaaaATGACAAATAATTTGAGACAAAAAATATCAATCTTAATTTATGGCTAActccagtcaccaaaaaaataaataaataaataataaaaaaaataaaattttggctaACTCCTCTATGGCACATTGAATTATGTATCACAGGCATGGAATATATCAGCTCTTTACTTCTTGGGCAGACGGTGTTGAATATGTAACTCAATGTGGAATTCATCCTGGACATAAATTCACTTATAAATATAAAGTCATAGGACAAGAAGGAACTTTATTTTGGCATGCTCACTCATTTGCCTTACGTGCTACCCTTCATGGtgctttcatcattcaccctcgcAATGGTCGATACCCATTTCCAAAACCCTACCACCAGGTTCCAATAATACTAGGTACAAATAAAAGatattagttaatttattttatacaatGAATTTAGTAAAGACCCatgttttctataaaaaaaataaataaataattagtaatattaaCATGTAACCAAGTTGAGTTTGTTGAATAATCAACAGAAATAGATCTTCTCAATTGTTAAGAAAAATTTAGAgtgtaaaatgtgatttttaaccctttattattttctctcatacttatttttagtttcatttataaaattaatggtaagagatcacactttactctattaattgttaaaaaaaattaagaagatcCATTCCCATAATCAACTCACTCGTCTTATACTTTCAAActtgctaaattaaaaaatactataaaaataatCTTAACACGTGTCCTAAACCCCCCATTGTATATAGTAACATATTTatgacattttatttttattaaaatgtagGTGACTGGTATGACACTAATTTTTTGGATGCTTTGGAAGGTGCACTCGTAAGTGGAGGTGTTGCGGTATCTAATGCCTACACCATAAATGGCTTCCCTGGCGATCTCTTTAATTGTTCTCAAAATGGTATGGCCTTAATTACTTAAATACTAATACTAATGCACATCATGTATACTAATGCTTATCAACTATGACCACGTAAATCTCAATAGAGATcagatatttattttatatattaaacagTACCAAATATTATTCATTGTGATTTCATCATTCTAATACCATTTATGATGTTGATTTTTTGTTTATACTTTATAACTATTCAAACTCATTAATTCAGAGACGTTCAAGATGAAGGTGAAGCATGGAAAGACCTACCTCTTAAGAATTATCAACGCTGCACTGAATAACAATCTGTTCTTCAAGATAGCCGATCACAAACTCACCGTGGTTGCCGCCGATGCTTCATACACCAAACCATACGTTACAGACATAATTATCCTTGCAGCTGGTCAAACCCTTGACGTTCTATTCAAAGCAGACCAACCAACAGGATCATACTACATGGTAGCATCTCCGTATGGCGTTGGCATGCCACCTCCACTCTTTGATAGAACGATGACCCGTGGCATCGTCGTCTATGACGGACACAATACTCGAGCGTCACCACCGGTCATGCCATTACTGCCTCCATTCTTTGACACGCCAACAAGTTTCAAATTGTTTAGTAACTTATCGAGTCTCGTTGGGGGCCCACATTGGGTCCCTGTCCCACTCAACGTTGATGAACAAATGTTCATCACCGTTGGGATTGGACTTGAGAAGTGCCCTGTGAATGCCAAGTGTGTTGGCCCACTCAACCAAAAATTCTCAGCAAACATGAACAATGAGTCTTTTATGCTCCCTAAAGGGAAAGGTAATTCTATGTTGGAAGCTTCCTATTACAATGTAAGTGGTGTGTACACTACTGATTTCCCTGATAATCCTCCTATGGTGTTTGACTACACAAACACTAACCTCACTTTCAACATGAGCCTGGTATATTCGCCAAAATCAACCAAGGTGAAGAAGTTCAAGTTCAATTCCACGGTGGAGATTGTGTTTCAAAACACAGGGGTTTTGAAAGCGCAAAGCCATCCGATCCATGTCCATGGTCATAGTTTCCATGTTTTGGCTCAAGGGTTTGGGAACTACGATGCCGATAGAGATAAGGCAAAGTTTAATTTGGTGAATCCTCAGTTCCGGAATACAGTTGCAGTGCCTGCAGGAGGATGGGCTGTTATAAGATTCCAAGCAAGCAATCCAGGTAATTGGCATTATCTAATATGCTAATTCAATAATGTAGTAATTTCAATTGGCTAATTTAGGGTACTAGACTCTCATCAAGCTTCTCTAAAATGAGGAAGTTTGTAAAGTAATAAACTAAGAGGTTAATCACTCTTAAATTAAGATAGTAAGATTCACATATGATGAAAATCCCTCACCTTATAACTTAACCAATCCCCTTACTTTAGAGGTCTAAATTCGACTCTCCTAAGTTTAATATCTGTTGCAGGGGTATGGTTTGTGCACTGCCATGTGGATGATCATCAAGTATGGGGACTAGGCACTGCTTTTGTGGTTGAGAATGGACCAACTCCTGAAACTTCACTTCCTCCTCCACCGGCAGATTTGCCTAAATGTTAGCTGCGTCTCACTATGCAGTAgttcatactaaaaactaaaagCGGATGCTACTCAAACATGAACGAATTATTCAGCTATTTAGGAGTTTCAAAGAGACAACTACTGTTCTAATTAGATATTACTGTATTACTTTATCAGATGATTAGGTATCATTTCGGGAATATTAGCTCTAGTTCAAATAGTGTGTTTGAACAGCTGCTTTTTTAAGCAAGCACTGTAAGTGTATTATTTAATAATACCAAGTTAgaggattttaaattttatcatcaTGTGTTCAATACAGTTATTGGAAGCTTGGTAATCTTACCTTTTTTAAATAGTAA
The sequence above is drawn from the Arachis hypogaea cultivar Tifrunner chromosome 4, arahy.Tifrunner.gnm2.J5K5, whole genome shotgun sequence genome and encodes:
- the LOC112796870 gene encoding laccase-7, with the protein product MKLLVFPVLAWSFALLASSLASAAIVEHTFNIENKIVKRMCHEQVIVAANGLYPGPTIHVTEGDTVIIHVLNNSPYNITLHWHGIYQLFTSWADGVEYVTQCGIHPGHKFTYKYKVIGQEGTLFWHAHSFALRATLHGAFIIHPRNGRYPFPKPYHQVPIILGDWYDTNFLDALEGALVSGGVAVSNAYTINGFPGDLFNCSQNETFKMKVKHGKTYLLRIINAALNNNLFFKIADHKLTVVAADASYTKPYVTDIIILAAGQTLDVLFKADQPTGSYYMVASPYGVGMPPPLFDRTMTRGIVVYDGHNTRASPPVMPLLPPFFDTPTSFKLFSNLSSLVGGPHWVPVPLNVDEQMFITVGIGLEKCPVNAKCVGPLNQKFSANMNNESFMLPKGKGNSMLEASYYNVSGVYTTDFPDNPPMVFDYTNTNLTFNMSLVYSPKSTKVKKFKFNSTVEIVFQNTGVLKAQSHPIHVHGHSFHVLAQGFGNYDADRDKAKFNLVNPQFRNTVAVPAGGWAVIRFQASNPGVWFVHCHVDDHQVWGLGTAFVVENGPTPETSLPPPPADLPKC